From one Streptomyces sp. R41 genomic stretch:
- a CDS encoding alkene reductase, whose protein sequence is MLNALWNPTVAGEISLPHRLAMAPLTRSRATPDGVPTELNAEYYAQRASHALIITEGTQPSADGQGYPVTPGIYTEEHIAGWRKVTDAVHEADGRIVIQLMHVGRISHPDNTPHHRQPVAPSAIKPAGQTFTPSGLQEMPEPRELSTAEVAVTVDDFRRAAAAAISAGADGVEIHGANGYLVNQFLFPSTNQRTDQYGGSLDNRIRFAVEVATAVADEIGAGRTGIRISPGNPFQLNDLTESDPHELYPHLLRALAPLNLAYLHIGHGGDEELLHTLRKLWPTTLLLNRGGADLSTRAKDIEDGLADVVTVGTMALANPDLVERVRSGAPLNTPDPATFYGGGATGYTDYPTLAA, encoded by the coding sequence ATGCTCAACGCCCTGTGGAACCCGACCGTCGCCGGAGAGATCTCCCTGCCGCACCGGCTCGCCATGGCCCCCCTGACCCGAAGCCGGGCCACCCCCGACGGCGTGCCGACCGAGCTCAACGCCGAGTACTACGCCCAGCGCGCCTCGCACGCGCTCATCATCACCGAGGGCACCCAGCCCTCCGCCGACGGCCAGGGCTACCCGGTGACCCCGGGCATCTACACCGAGGAACACATCGCCGGCTGGCGCAAGGTCACCGACGCGGTACACGAGGCCGACGGACGCATCGTCATCCAGCTCATGCACGTCGGGCGCATCTCGCACCCGGACAACACCCCCCACCACCGGCAGCCGGTGGCACCCTCCGCGATCAAGCCGGCCGGCCAGACGTTCACCCCGTCCGGGCTCCAGGAGATGCCGGAGCCGCGCGAGCTGTCGACAGCGGAAGTCGCTGTGACGGTCGACGACTTCCGGCGTGCCGCCGCGGCCGCCATCTCGGCCGGCGCCGACGGCGTCGAGATCCACGGGGCCAACGGCTACCTGGTCAACCAGTTCCTCTTCCCCAGCACCAACCAGCGCACCGACCAGTACGGCGGCTCCCTCGACAACCGCATCCGTTTCGCGGTGGAGGTCGCCACGGCCGTGGCCGACGAGATCGGCGCCGGCCGCACCGGCATCCGAATCTCTCCCGGCAACCCCTTCCAGCTCAACGACCTCACGGAGAGCGATCCCCACGAGCTCTACCCGCACCTCCTGCGCGCCCTCGCTCCCCTCAACCTCGCCTACCTGCACATAGGACACGGCGGCGACGAGGAACTCCTGCACACCCTCCGGAAGCTGTGGCCGACCACGCTGCTCCTCAACCGGGGCGGTGCCGATCTCTCCACCCGCGCCAAGGACATCGAAGACGGCCTGGCCGATGTGGTCACCGTCGGCACCATGGCCCTCGCCAACCCCGACCTCGTCGAGCGCGTACGCTCCGGCGCACCCCTGAACACCCCGGACCCCGCCACCTTCTACGGCGGCGGCGCGACCGGCTACACCGACTACCCCACCCTCGCCGCCTGA
- a CDS encoding propionyl-CoA synthetase produces the protein MGTYEDVFRASTEDPESFWLKAAEGIDWDVTPRRALDSSGAPFYRWFPDGRLNVCFNALDRHVEAGRGEQAALIYDSPVTNTRRTYTYVQLRDEVAAFAGALSRLGVEHGDRVVIYMPMVPEAVVAMLACARIGAVHSVVFGGFAPRELALRIDDAAPKVVVSASCGIEGKRVIAYKPLLDRAIELAAHKPEKSVILQRPQETAELGPDDLDWGELVAAAPPADCVPVAATDPLYILYTSGTTGKPKGVVRDCGGYAVALHWSMGSVYDVGPGETMFTGSDVGWVVGHSYIVYAPLLVGATTVLYEGKPVGTPDAGQFWRVAAEYQAKTMFTAPTAFRAIRKEDPKGTLTADYDLTGLRHLFLAGERLDPETYHWASDLLDIPVIDHWWQTETGWPIVANPVGIEAAPLKPGSPTRPLPGWDVRVLDPSGKPVPTGVDGAIVVRLPLPPGALPTLWQDDDRYIASYLSAYDGYYLTGDSGHIDDDGYVFVMGRTDDVINVAGHRLSTGSMEEALAAHPDVAECAVIGVADALKGQVPRGLVVLKAGVDREPGEVESELVQLVRERIGAVASLKEVAVVAALPKTRSGKILRKTMRGIADGHDEPIPSTVDDPGVIEALRPVLRRPGQTA, from the coding sequence ATGGGAACGTACGAGGATGTCTTCCGCGCCAGTACCGAGGACCCGGAGAGCTTCTGGCTGAAGGCGGCGGAGGGCATCGACTGGGATGTCACCCCACGACGCGCCCTGGACTCCTCTGGCGCCCCCTTCTACCGCTGGTTCCCCGACGGTCGGCTCAACGTCTGTTTCAACGCGCTCGACCGGCACGTCGAAGCCGGCCGCGGCGAACAGGCTGCCCTCATCTATGACTCACCGGTGACCAACACCCGGCGCACCTACACCTACGTGCAGTTGAGGGACGAGGTGGCGGCGTTCGCCGGGGCGCTCTCGCGGCTCGGTGTCGAGCACGGCGACCGTGTGGTGATCTACATGCCGATGGTCCCCGAGGCCGTTGTCGCGATGCTGGCCTGCGCACGTATCGGCGCGGTGCACTCGGTCGTCTTCGGCGGGTTCGCCCCGCGCGAACTCGCCCTGCGCATCGACGACGCGGCTCCGAAGGTGGTCGTCTCCGCCTCCTGCGGCATCGAGGGCAAGCGTGTCATCGCGTACAAACCCCTGCTCGACCGGGCGATCGAACTCGCGGCCCACAAGCCGGAGAAGAGCGTGATCCTGCAACGCCCGCAGGAGACGGCCGAATTGGGTCCCGACGATCTCGACTGGGGCGAGCTGGTAGCCGCCGCACCGCCCGCCGACTGCGTTCCCGTCGCCGCCACCGATCCCCTCTACATCCTCTACACGTCCGGAACGACCGGAAAGCCCAAGGGAGTCGTACGTGACTGCGGCGGCTACGCGGTCGCCCTCCACTGGTCGATGGGGTCCGTCTACGACGTGGGCCCGGGCGAGACGATGTTCACCGGCTCCGACGTCGGCTGGGTCGTCGGGCACTCGTACATCGTCTACGCACCGTTGCTCGTCGGAGCCACGACGGTCCTGTACGAGGGGAAGCCGGTCGGCACACCGGACGCGGGCCAGTTCTGGCGCGTCGCCGCCGAGTACCAGGCCAAGACCATGTTCACGGCGCCCACCGCGTTCCGGGCCATCCGCAAGGAGGACCCGAAGGGAACACTCACCGCGGACTACGACCTGACCGGCCTGCGCCATCTCTTCCTCGCCGGTGAGCGCCTCGACCCCGAGACCTATCACTGGGCGAGCGATCTGCTGGACATCCCGGTCATCGATCACTGGTGGCAGACCGAGACCGGCTGGCCCATCGTCGCCAACCCGGTGGGCATCGAGGCGGCTCCCCTCAAGCCCGGGTCCCCCACCCGCCCGCTGCCAGGGTGGGACGTCCGTGTCCTCGACCCCTCGGGCAAACCGGTACCCACAGGCGTCGACGGCGCAATTGTCGTACGGCTCCCCCTGCCGCCCGGCGCACTGCCCACGCTCTGGCAGGACGACGACCGCTACATCGCCTCCTACCTCTCCGCCTACGACGGCTACTACCTCACCGGCGACAGCGGTCACATCGACGACGACGGCTACGTCTTCGTCATGGGCCGCACCGACGACGTCATCAACGTCGCCGGACACCGCCTGTCCACCGGCAGCATGGAAGAAGCCCTGGCCGCCCACCCCGACGTCGCCGAATGCGCCGTCATCGGCGTCGCCGACGCCCTCAAGGGACAGGTACCGCGCGGCCTCGTCGTCCTGAAGGCCGGCGTCGACCGCGAACCGGGCGAGGTCGAGTCCGAACTCGTCCAGCTCGTACGTGAACGCATCGGAGCCGTCGCCTCCCTCAAAGAGGTCGCGGTCGTGGCCGCCCTGCCCAAGACCCGTTCGGGAAAGATCCTGCGCAAGACGATGCGCGGCATCGCCGACGGGCACGACGAACCCATCCCCTCCACGGTGGACGACCCCGGCGTCATCGAGGCCCTGCGCCCTGTTCTCCGACGCCCTGGCCAAACCGCGTGA
- a CDS encoding alpha/beta hydrolase fold domain-containing protein has translation MAVSQEAHEFAEFLASVSAKSSTPGLDLAVIRDIVDSNHKASTEPEGVTYAEVDAGGVPALWAIPEGADPDKALLHFHFGGSVTASMHSDRKAAGHIAKAAGARSLVVDFRLAPEHPYPAQLDDAETAYRWLLSQGYEPRNIGSTGHSIGGTLAVLLPLRLLAQGEATPGAIVSVSPWTDLTIQNASVDENEDNDKMLSRNTLELFRAAWLQDPGVDFADPAISLVNADLTGLPPTVVHYGEYETLADDGAELGRRLADFKVTSEVHPLPEGQHSFVLGAGRVPEVDEAIQQMGQWLRKHLGG, from the coding sequence ATGGCAGTAAGCCAAGAGGCACACGAGTTCGCGGAGTTCCTCGCGAGCGTGAGCGCGAAGTCGTCGACACCCGGTCTCGACCTGGCCGTCATCCGCGACATCGTGGACTCGAACCACAAGGCGTCGACCGAGCCGGAAGGCGTCACGTACGCCGAGGTGGACGCGGGCGGCGTCCCCGCCTTGTGGGCCATCCCCGAGGGCGCCGACCCCGACAAAGCACTGCTCCACTTCCACTTCGGCGGATCCGTCACCGCCTCCATGCACTCCGACCGCAAGGCCGCAGGCCATATCGCGAAGGCGGCCGGCGCCCGCTCTCTCGTCGTGGACTTCCGTCTGGCGCCCGAACACCCCTACCCGGCACAGCTCGACGACGCCGAGACGGCCTACCGCTGGCTGCTCTCGCAGGGCTACGAGCCGCGGAACATCGGCAGCACGGGCCACTCGATCGGCGGCACCCTCGCGGTGCTGCTCCCGCTGCGCCTGCTCGCGCAGGGCGAGGCGACCCCGGGCGCGATCGTCAGCGTCTCACCCTGGACCGACCTCACCATCCAGAACGCGTCGGTGGACGAGAACGAGGACAACGACAAGATGCTCAGCAGGAACACCCTCGAACTCTTCCGAGCAGCCTGGCTCCAGGATCCCGGAGTGGACTTCGCCGACCCCGCGATCAGCCTCGTGAACGCCGATCTGACCGGCCTGCCGCCCACGGTCGTCCACTACGGCGAGTACGAGACCCTCGCCGACGACGGCGCCGAACTCGGCCGCCGCCTCGCGGACTTCAAGGTCACTTCCGAGGTCCACCCGCTACCTGAGGGACAGCACTCGTTCGTCCTGGGCGCGGGGCGCGTACCCGAGGTGGACGAGGCGATCCAGCAGATGGGTCAGTGGCTCCGCAAGCACCTCGGCGGGTGA
- a CDS encoding alpha/beta fold hydrolase produces MSDTHVTAPTQYIDVDGDRFAYRRWGKPSGVPIFLLQHFRGGMDNWDPLLTDGLAEGREVILFNGRGIASSSGTPRNRMEDMADDIAAVIRALGLEQVDLLGFSIGGYQAQEVTLRHPQLVRKLLLLGTGLRGGDPTSDPQVPQYALNPVPTLEDFLFLFFGRSEAAVEAGRAFWERRHQRADQDTPSSPAVAQAQFEAVVAYAEPLPGENPYAYLNAITQPTLVLNGENDVMIASINSWHLAQNIPNAQLLIYPDAGHGAQFQYPERFLKHAIQFLEE; encoded by the coding sequence ATGAGTGACACCCATGTGACCGCACCGACCCAGTACATCGATGTCGACGGCGACCGCTTCGCCTACCGACGCTGGGGCAAGCCCTCCGGCGTCCCGATCTTCCTGCTCCAGCACTTCCGCGGAGGAATGGACAACTGGGATCCGCTGCTCACCGACGGCCTGGCCGAAGGCCGTGAGGTCATCCTGTTCAACGGGCGCGGCATCGCCTCGTCATCCGGCACGCCGCGCAACCGGATGGAGGACATGGCCGACGACATCGCCGCCGTCATCCGGGCGTTGGGACTGGAGCAGGTCGATCTGCTCGGCTTCTCAATCGGCGGCTACCAGGCCCAGGAGGTCACGCTGCGCCACCCCCAGCTGGTACGCAAGCTCCTCCTGCTCGGCACCGGCCTCCGCGGCGGGGACCCGACGAGTGACCCCCAGGTGCCTCAATACGCGCTGAATCCGGTCCCCACCCTGGAGGACTTCCTCTTCCTGTTCTTCGGCCGCTCGGAAGCCGCGGTCGAAGCGGGCCGGGCCTTCTGGGAGCGACGTCACCAGCGGGCCGACCAGGACACGCCGAGCTCGCCCGCAGTCGCGCAGGCACAGTTCGAAGCGGTTGTCGCCTACGCAGAACCGCTGCCGGGCGAGAATCCCTACGCCTACCTGAACGCGATCACCCAGCCGACGCTGGTCCTCAACGGCGAGAACGACGTGATGATCGCCTCGATCAACTCCTGGCACCTCGCCCAGAACATCCCCAACGCGCAACTGCTGATCTACCCCGATGCCGGGCATGGAGCGCAGTTCCAGTACCCCGAGCGCTTCCTGAAGCACGCCATTCAGTTCCTCGAGGAGTAG
- a CDS encoding TetR/AcrR family transcriptional regulator produces the protein MSIDIYVRLTAERQLRKGRPIVRVTKAQAERNRAHIVATAARLFRERGYDGVGVAELMAAAGFTHGGFYKHFRSKADLMAEASASGLAQTAARAEGLDPAEFVERYVSREHRDGRGDGCTIAALSGDAARQPADIKTEFAAGIENLLTALQAQSDTPGDADQRVTRTMVIDMLAHSVGAVMLSRACPDGSPLADEILDVCRAGILASLAHGNVDGSEAGGPEA, from the coding sequence ATGTCGATCGACATCTATGTACGCTTGACCGCCGAGCGTCAATTGAGGAAGGGGCGGCCGATCGTGCGGGTCACCAAGGCGCAGGCAGAGCGCAACCGTGCCCACATCGTCGCGACAGCCGCCAGGCTGTTCCGCGAGCGCGGCTACGACGGTGTCGGTGTGGCGGAACTGATGGCGGCCGCCGGATTCACGCATGGCGGGTTCTACAAGCACTTCCGCTCCAAGGCCGACCTGATGGCCGAAGCGTCCGCAAGCGGGCTCGCGCAGACCGCGGCACGGGCGGAAGGCCTGGACCCCGCCGAGTTCGTCGAGCGCTACGTCTCGCGGGAGCATCGCGACGGGCGCGGTGACGGCTGCACCATCGCGGCCCTGAGCGGCGACGCCGCACGCCAGCCGGCGGACATCAAAACAGAGTTCGCAGCCGGGATCGAGAACCTGCTGACGGCCCTTCAAGCTCAGAGTGATACGCCGGGGGATGCGGACCAGCGCGTGACCCGCACCATGGTGATCGACATGCTCGCCCACTCGGTGGGCGCGGTCATGTTGTCGCGCGCATGCCCGGACGGTTCTCCGCTGGCGGACGAAATCCTCGATGTCTGCCGCGCGGGGATTCTTGCGTCACTGGCACACGGCAACGTCGACGGGTCGGAGGCGGGGGGCCCGGAAGCCTGA
- a CDS encoding TetR/AcrR family transcriptional regulator, which yields MGSGHMPIGRRERAKQDKRERIMTAARELFVEHGVDKVTTQQVARRADVAIGTLYLYASTKAELLIMVQNEKFAAAIDSGLAAANTAGGQGALERVIALIRPVVECVREHIENGRTYLHELVFGDPAEPYRQAGLTLAGRLEDGITGLLTRDEHIGAADAARLARVITAIIHISTTATVYLHRSDDAVLADIRDQIHATLALHHRAA from the coding sequence ATGGGAAGCGGTCACATGCCGATCGGGCGCCGCGAGAGGGCCAAACAGGACAAGCGCGAGCGCATCATGACCGCAGCCCGCGAGCTGTTCGTCGAACACGGCGTCGACAAGGTCACGACGCAGCAGGTCGCCCGCCGGGCCGATGTCGCGATCGGGACGCTCTACCTGTACGCGTCCACCAAGGCCGAGTTGCTGATCATGGTGCAGAACGAGAAGTTCGCCGCCGCCATCGATTCCGGCCTCGCCGCCGCGAACACCGCCGGCGGACAGGGCGCGCTGGAGCGGGTCATCGCTCTCATCCGTCCCGTGGTGGAGTGCGTGAGGGAGCACATCGAGAACGGCCGCACATACCTGCACGAACTCGTCTTCGGCGACCCGGCCGAGCCCTACCGGCAAGCGGGCCTGACCCTTGCCGGCCGCCTCGAGGACGGCATCACCGGCCTGCTCACCCGCGACGAGCACATCGGCGCCGCCGACGCGGCAAGGCTGGCGCGGGTGATTACCGCGATCATCCACATCAGCACCACCGCCACCGTGTACCTGCACCGCAGCGACGATGCCGTCCTCGCCGACATCCGTGACCAGATCCACGCCACCCTGGCGCTCCACCACCGCGCCGCATGA
- a CDS encoding NADP-dependent oxidoreductase, whose amino-acid sequence MRAFVVTKYKGPLQEAEVPEPTVGEHDVLVRVEAAGLNPLDEKIRAGEFKQILPYKLPLILGNDVAGTVIGVGTAVRGFKPGDEVYARPHQDRIGTFAERIAIAEGDLALKPASISMNEAGSLPLVALTAWQALVERGKVRPGQKVLIHAGAGGVGSIAIQLAAHLGASVATTASASNAHFVRALGADTVIDYRTQDFEQLLTGYDLVLDSLGGETLEKSLRVLKPGGKAIGIAGPPEPAFAREAGLNPLLRLAVAALSRKIRKQAKKLGVTYEFLFMRASGDQLRQITTLVDQGVVRPVVGKVVGFDQTPQALQSLSQGGIRGKTVIGNS is encoded by the coding sequence ATGAGAGCGTTCGTCGTCACCAAGTACAAGGGGCCGCTGCAAGAGGCGGAAGTCCCCGAACCCACCGTCGGGGAGCACGACGTACTGGTCCGGGTGGAGGCCGCCGGGCTGAACCCGCTGGACGAGAAGATCCGCGCCGGTGAGTTCAAGCAGATCCTGCCCTACAAGCTGCCGCTGATCCTGGGCAACGACGTCGCGGGCACTGTCATCGGCGTCGGGACGGCAGTTCGCGGCTTCAAGCCCGGAGACGAGGTCTACGCCCGGCCCCACCAGGACCGCATCGGCACCTTCGCCGAACGCATCGCCATAGCGGAAGGCGACCTGGCGCTCAAGCCCGCCTCGATCAGCATGAATGAGGCCGGCTCGCTGCCGCTGGTGGCGCTCACGGCGTGGCAGGCGCTGGTGGAGCGCGGGAAGGTGCGGCCCGGGCAGAAGGTTCTCATCCACGCCGGCGCCGGCGGGGTCGGTTCGATCGCGATCCAGCTCGCCGCGCACCTCGGTGCGAGCGTCGCCACGACCGCCAGCGCTTCCAACGCGCACTTCGTGCGCGCGCTCGGCGCGGACACGGTGATCGATTACCGCACCCAGGACTTCGAGCAGCTCCTGACCGGCTACGACCTGGTGCTGGACAGCCTCGGTGGGGAGACTCTCGAGAAGTCCCTGCGGGTGCTCAAGCCCGGCGGCAAAGCCATCGGGATCGCCGGTCCCCCGGAGCCCGCTTTCGCCCGCGAGGCCGGCCTCAACCCGCTGCTGCGCCTGGCGGTCGCCGCCCTGAGCCGCAAGATCCGCAAGCAGGCGAAGAAGCTCGGCGTGACGTATGAGTTCCTGTTCATGCGCGCCAGCGGCGACCAGCTCCGCCAGATCACCACCCTCGTCGACCAGGGCGTGGTGCGTCCGGTCGTGGGAAAGGTGGTCGGCTTCGACCAGACCCCGCAGGCGCTGCAGTCCCTGTCCCAGGGCGGCATCCGCGGCAAGACCGTCATCGGCAACAGCTGA
- a CDS encoding alpha/beta fold hydrolase, translating into MSSTDTPNEAVITSYAKAPARTVSAGGVTYAYRELGPKGGIPVVFFVHLAATLDNWDPRIIDPIAKGRHVIAFDNRGVGASTGQVPDSVEAMADDAYTFIRALGYDKIDIFSFSLGGMVAQALVVKHPKLVRKLVLTGTGPKGGKDMDKVARITYWDILRATLTRSDPKEFLFFNRNATGKAAARAFVNRLKERTVDRDADIKTKAFQTQLKAIKKWGRSAPDDLSTITQPTLIANGDNDRMVPSVLSEDLHRRIKDSKVIIYPDSGHGGIFQYHDEFAPVAVEFLAR; encoded by the coding sequence ATGAGCAGCACCGACACCCCGAACGAAGCCGTCATCACCTCCTACGCGAAGGCCCCGGCCCGCACCGTCAGCGCCGGCGGCGTCACCTACGCCTACCGCGAGCTGGGACCGAAGGGCGGCATCCCCGTCGTCTTCTTCGTCCACCTCGCCGCGACCCTGGACAACTGGGACCCCCGCATCATCGATCCCATCGCGAAGGGCCGTCACGTCATCGCCTTCGACAACCGCGGTGTCGGGGCGTCCACCGGCCAGGTGCCGGACAGTGTCGAGGCGATGGCCGACGACGCCTACACCTTCATCAGGGCGCTCGGGTACGACAAGATCGACATCTTCTCGTTCTCCCTCGGCGGCATGGTCGCCCAGGCCCTGGTGGTGAAGCACCCCAAGCTCGTCCGCAAGCTGGTCCTCACCGGCACCGGGCCCAAGGGCGGCAAGGACATGGACAAGGTCGCCAGAATCACCTACTGGGACATCCTGCGCGCCACGTTGACCCGTTCGGACCCCAAGGAGTTCCTGTTCTTCAACCGCAATGCCACCGGCAAGGCCGCCGCGCGCGCGTTCGTCAACCGGCTCAAGGAGCGCACCGTCGACCGCGACGCGGACATCAAGACCAAGGCCTTCCAGACGCAGCTGAAGGCGATCAAGAAGTGGGGGCGCTCCGCCCCCGACGACCTGTCGACGATCACGCAGCCCACCCTGATCGCCAACGGCGACAACGACCGCATGGTGCCTTCGGTCCTGTCGGAGGACCTGCACCGGCGCATCAAGGACAGCAAGGTGATCATCTACCCCGACTCCGGGCACGGCGGCATCTTCCAGTACCACGACGAGTTCGCCCCCGTGGCGGTCGAGTTCCTGGCCCGATGA
- a CDS encoding strictosidine synthase, with protein sequence MSTSPAVAPLEVKKPLTSSILLWVRTDQPRQTGMDHWKGPHSGIISATPGLEEYRQIHLAEHNPGRWPATDGVQTAIPADRKIDGVAEVTFQSALAPLKGRKQTKLAYADEINVFRRTLLYAGPPNSSRWYDVAGPGQTVGARALIYLRRRDGVGAGAFRKFVNEQLAPALAGTGALTELRTQTFLPWSEKLWDTPDVAHDNPHDQRFHASLSLGFADTAARDAFFTGNVVQDLSDRLAPQVSAIHAYEVTAALTYVKNGDILPHYEE encoded by the coding sequence ATGAGCACGTCACCGGCCGTCGCACCCCTGGAAGTGAAGAAGCCTCTCACCTCCTCGATCCTGCTGTGGGTGCGCACCGACCAGCCCCGCCAGACCGGCATGGACCACTGGAAGGGCCCACACTCAGGGATCATCTCCGCCACCCCGGGCCTTGAGGAGTACCGGCAGATCCACCTCGCCGAGCACAACCCGGGCCGGTGGCCGGCCACCGACGGGGTCCAGACCGCGATCCCCGCCGACCGGAAGATCGACGGCGTCGCGGAAGTCACCTTCCAATCGGCGCTTGCACCCCTGAAAGGGCGCAAGCAGACGAAGCTGGCCTACGCCGACGAGATCAACGTGTTCCGCCGCACCCTGCTCTACGCCGGCCCGCCGAACTCATCCCGCTGGTACGACGTCGCAGGCCCCGGACAGACGGTCGGTGCCCGCGCGCTGATCTACCTGCGCCGCAGGGACGGCGTCGGCGCCGGCGCCTTCCGGAAGTTCGTCAACGAGCAGCTCGCCCCCGCGCTCGCCGGCACCGGAGCGCTGACGGAACTGCGCACGCAGACGTTCCTGCCCTGGAGCGAAAAGCTCTGGGACACCCCGGACGTCGCCCACGACAACCCCCACGACCAGCGCTTCCACGCCTCCCTCAGCCTCGGGTTCGCCGACACCGCAGCACGGGACGCCTTCTTCACCGGCAACGTGGTCCAGGACCTGTCCGACCGGCTGGCACCGCAGGTCTCCGCGATCCACGCCTACGAAGTCACCGCCGCCCTCACCTACGTCAAGAACGGCGACATCCTCCCGCACTACGAGGAGTGA
- a CDS encoding enoyl-CoA hydratase/isomerase family protein: MSEHSTIHYERTSPQIAKITFANPPVNLITGETVLRLIQIVQELATDPDIQVVLFDSATPDFFYNHFDLAAAADFPAPEDPEAVPAWTNLVLELSKAPYITIAAIRGRTRGGGNELALALDLRYASREKAIFGQPEVGSGLLPGGGGTERLPRAIGRDRALEAILTSDDYDADTAERWGWVTRALPDSELDAFVGTVAARLASFDRTSLASAKAQINRASLPPDADLVAAYGEFAHSLTLPGFLTRAAGTQALAEQAGIDFEYRLGHHIGVANQQG; the protein is encoded by the coding sequence ATGAGCGAGCACAGCACCATCCACTACGAGCGCACCTCACCGCAGATCGCGAAGATCACCTTCGCCAACCCGCCCGTCAACCTCATCACCGGCGAGACCGTCCTGCGCCTCATCCAGATCGTCCAAGAACTGGCCACCGACCCGGACATCCAGGTCGTGCTGTTCGACAGCGCCACCCCCGACTTCTTCTACAACCACTTCGACCTGGCCGCCGCCGCCGACTTCCCCGCCCCCGAGGACCCGGAAGCGGTACCGGCATGGACGAATCTGGTCCTGGAACTCTCCAAAGCGCCCTACATCACCATCGCGGCCATCCGGGGACGCACCCGCGGCGGCGGGAACGAGCTCGCCCTCGCCCTCGATCTGCGCTACGCCAGTCGTGAGAAGGCGATCTTCGGACAGCCCGAGGTCGGCAGCGGACTGCTGCCCGGCGGTGGCGGCACCGAACGCCTCCCTCGCGCCATCGGACGCGACCGCGCCCTGGAAGCCATCCTCACCAGCGACGACTACGACGCCGACACCGCCGAGCGCTGGGGCTGGGTCACCCGCGCCCTCCCCGACAGCGAACTCGACGCCTTCGTCGGTACCGTCGCCGCCCGGCTCGCCTCCTTCGACCGCACCTCACTCGCCTCGGCCAAAGCCCAGATCAACCGGGCATCCCTGCCCCCGGACGCGGACCTGGTCGCTGCGTACGGCGAGTTCGCCCACTCCCTCACCCTCCCCGGTTTCCTCACCCGGGCCGCAGGCACGCAGGCCCTCGCCGAACAGGCCGGCATCGACTTCGAATACCGTCTCGGGCACCACATCGGCGTCGCCAACCAGCAAGGCTGA
- a CDS encoding SDR family oxidoreductase: protein MPSLDGAVVLVTGANGGIGTHFVHDALARGAAKVYATARSPRAWDDERIVPLTLDVTDRASIDAAVAAAADVTVLVNNAGATPPSASLLDVTEADIRANMETNFFGPVLLARAFAPILAAKQGSILIDVHSVASWYAFGGAYSASKAALWSATNSLRIEFAPMGVHVTGVHMGYVDTEMAAHADGPKMLPTQLVTTVYDAVEAGEYEVLADELTQGVKAALSGPVEALYPDLRGTNA, encoded by the coding sequence ATGCCCTCCCTCGATGGAGCAGTCGTCCTCGTCACCGGCGCCAATGGCGGTATCGGCACCCACTTCGTCCACGACGCCCTGGCACGCGGCGCCGCCAAGGTCTACGCCACCGCCCGTTCCCCCCGCGCCTGGGACGACGAACGCATCGTCCCCCTGACCCTTGACGTCACCGACCGCGCGTCGATCGACGCGGCCGTCGCCGCCGCGGCGGACGTCACCGTGCTCGTCAACAACGCGGGCGCCACCCCGCCGAGCGCGAGCCTGCTGGACGTCACCGAGGCGGACATCCGGGCGAACATGGAGACGAACTTCTTCGGACCAGTCCTTCTTGCCCGCGCCTTCGCACCGATCCTCGCCGCCAAGCAGGGGTCAATCCTCATCGACGTGCACTCCGTTGCCAGCTGGTACGCCTTCGGCGGCGCCTACAGCGCGTCCAAGGCCGCACTGTGGTCGGCCACCAACTCTCTGCGCATCGAGTTCGCACCCATGGGCGTCCACGTGACGGGTGTGCACATGGGCTACGTCGACACCGAAATGGCCGCGCATGCCGACGGACCCAAGATGCTGCCGACGCAGCTGGTGACGACGGTCTACGACGCGGTCGAGGCCGGCGAGTACGAGGTCTTGGCCGACGAGTTGACCCAGGGGGTCAAGGCGGCTCTGAGCGGCCCGGTCGAGGCGCTCTACCCGGACCTGCGCGGCACGAACGCCTGA